One Osmerus eperlanus chromosome 13, fOsmEpe2.1, whole genome shotgun sequence genomic region harbors:
- the arl9 gene encoding ADP-ribosylation factor-like protein 9, whose protein sequence is MPGFREAGLVGVAVALTGGVALIIWTYVSTADKKPKPPKKAKGNLERINEAKEETVPKAEVIEAQKTPSLTEAKPAEKGKQVLVLGLEGAGKTSLLHCFATGSLEQDVSPTQGFNAVSINREDLQIEFLEIGGTENLLAYWKRYMPKAKVLVFVVDSSKSDQFPLAKKHLHELVTSDPLLPLMVLANKQDLPGACSITDLHEALGLAELGDDRRLFLIGTCVKRGEQELNSGVQDARDLVVQMMSEGK, encoded by the exons ATGCCTGGATTCAGAGAGGCTGGGTTGGTGGGTGTTGCTGTTGCGCTAACGGGAGGAGTCGCACTTATTATTTGGACTTACGTGTCGACGGCGGACAAAAAGCCAAAGCCGCCGAAAAAGGCAAAGGGCAATTTGGAAAGAATTAACGAGGCAAAAGAAGAAACCGTTCCAAAAGCAGAAGTCATAGAAGCACAAAAAACACCATCCCTAACCGAG GCCAAGCCAGCAGAGAAGGGGAAACAGGTGCTGGTGCTGGGACTGGAGGGTGCAGGGAAGACCAGCCTGCTTCACTGCTTCGCTACTGGTAGCCTGGAGCAAGATGTGTCACCTACCCAGGGGTTCAACGCTGTCTCCATCAACAGAGAGGACCTTCAGATAGAGTTCCTCGAAA TTGGAGGTACAGAGAACCTGCTAGCCTACTGGAAGAGATACATGCCTAAGGCGAAGGTGTTGGTGTTTGTGGTTGACTCCTCTAAGTCTGACCAGTTCCCCCTGGCTAAGAAGCATCTACATGAACTGGTGACCTCAgaccccctcctgcctctgatGGTGCTGGCGAACAAGCAG GACCTGCCAGGTGCCTGCAGCATCACCGACCTCCATGAGGCCCTGGGCCTGGCTGAGCTGGGGGACGACCGGAGGTTGTTCCTCATCGGTACGTGCGTGAAGAGAGGCGAGCAGGAGCTCAACTCAGGCGTGCAGGACGCTCGGGATCTGGTGGTCCAGATGATGAGTGAAGGGAAAT